The following DNA comes from Triticum aestivum cultivar Chinese Spring chromosome 3D, IWGSC CS RefSeq v2.1, whole genome shotgun sequence.
cgccgtccataaggactcgagtgagatggtatccgtcgttAATTGGTTCGAGGACCagggctgccgaacctccatgacggatactggtcgggtggtccctgtgatcgaaggtgatcggacaagccgaccacgggttgaatttagGGGTGACAGGCTCTACGACGTAGATggcccttagtgcgcgcttgcgctctctTTTGAGGATAtgcgtgacatatatcatgttcattgttttcacctcaggggggaatttcttttgtccccctgtgttcggtgggcggggctcatcatcgtcctcgctgggcggccctttccccttatgttcggtatttaacttaccggcctgtttgaaaacccaacagtttctgttggagtGATTGGcaggcttttcaggggtgccatgaatctggcaaggcccatcgagtattttgtccaaattagatggaccatctttatttcctttgaatggcttcttccgccgaccggatttagagccactgaatccgttGTTGACCGTTGTGTCTTCAGTTTCTTCGTTGTTGTTtcgatgcttatgtttgttgtgtcgtggcctgccattgccgtccctgacttcggaggtgccagggtcgttGGTACTGTTGCTTatacgagccaaccaactgtcctctcccacgcagaagcgggtcatgagtacggtaagagctgccatagacttcggcttttccgggccgaggtgtcgggcgagccattcgtcgcggacgctatgtttaaaggccgcgagggcttctacGTCCGAACAattgacgatttggttctttttaattgagaacctagtccagagtttgcgggctgactttccgggttgctggactatgtgactaaggtcatcggcatccggaggccgaacataggtaccttggaagttgtctctaaaggcatcctccagatCTTCCAagctaccaatggagttctctgggaggctgtttagccagtgccgtgctggtcctttcagctttagggggaggtatttgatggcgtggagatcgtcaccgcgagccatgtgaatatggagaagaaaatcctcaatccataccgcgggatctgtcgttccatcgtatgaatcgatgtttacgggtttaaacccttatggaaatcggtgctgcattacctcatctgtaaagcacaaggggtgtgtgaagcctctatatcgggcaacgtcacgacggagttcggatgacatccgtgttCGGTTTTTAGCCCGGATTCGGTTATGCTTATCGCGCCAAGCTTGAAGGCCGTCGTCTCTCGTTGGAGCGcgtccccttgatccgtagattgatctggtttagccggctctattgtctaggtcctgacgtaagtcgtaggtgtagcccggagccgctacctctttgcctcgacggcgaggtggcgtGGGCTAGTGTTCGCTGTAAGCGGCCGATCTGTCTCGCCCATGTGGTGGCCAGTCTGGTTCATCAGCCTGATTGtatcttgacggtattggctctagggcctcgtcgtcgaattgtggcagtagccgacgcttcagataactctttgttgggcgctcgaggccgtattcctcggctgcaaggacctgggtccatctatcgttgagcgtatcctgttcggcttgaagctgttgctgtttcttttttaggctcctcgcagttgCGATGAGTTGTCGCTTAAAGCGTTCTTGCTCGACGGGTTCCtttggcacgatgaaatcttcattgccgaggctgACTTCCTCCTCGGAGAGCGGTAAATAGTTACTGTCCTCCGAATCCTCATTTTTGGCCAGTTCGTCTGGGTTGACTTGTCCGTCTTCCCAATCATCCTGCTCTACGGCAGGCTCGATGGGGTGGTCAGAGTATTCAACATTCTCCGGAGTGTCAtggtctctggtgccggtattgctttctTTTCCCTGCCGCGGTCATGAGCGACGCCGCTGGCGTCGACGCTTTGGTGGTACCTCGACGGGCTTGTCCTCGATAGGATCCTGATTGCCATCGccgtcctctttgggtgtatccaccatgtacacgtcgtatgtagAAGTGGCAGTCCAACGTCCAGTGATACGCGGGTTTTGACCTGGTTtggctccggcatcgtcgtccataccatcgatgtcttcggaggcatagtcaagcatgtcggttaagtcttcgacagtggctaccaagtgggtggtgggtgggacataaaattccccgcaCTCAGCCCCTAGTTCGGGTTGTGCGTAATTCGGAGGTGATAcctccgtgatggcgagagatcgcattaagtccaaggcCTCGTTTAGGAGTGAAGGCCGGACGGGGAACCGAGGTCCTGCGGAGCTGGGCATGGTATAGTCTATCAGGCTGTGCTCACTGGACACAGACCTCAAGAGTTCGGAGTTGGCACCTAGAGACGAGTTAGGCTCTCCGATGACAAGGAGGGTCCTGGTTGATTCCAGGCTCGCCGAATATACAGTTGCCTCTGGGTCTTCGGCAAAGAACTCCATGGTAGGAGAGGGTCCGGTTGGTTTCAGACTCCCATCTTCGGATGAGGTGGCCTGCTCTGGATCTATGGCCAGGGCAGGGATGATAGTTGGTCTATGAGCAGTGCCTGATGACGGATCCGACAGGTCTCCTTCTTGGAGAGGAGGAATAGTGGTCGAGGccgtgaacccttcgaagatcaagtctcctcggatatcggcaacgtaattctggctcccgaatctgatctgatgaccaggggcgtagctgtcgatctgttcaaggCGACCAATTGAATTGacacgcagagcgaagccgccgaatatgaaaagTTGACCGGGGAGAAAGATCTCCCCGGAAACAAcaccgttgttgatgatcgaacgagccatcgaaccttctgccgACGACACAGTTGAACTCTCAATgacagcaccaatgtcggtgtcaaaaccggccgatctcgggtagggggtcccgaactgtgcgtctgaggatcgaaggtaacaggagacaaaggggacacgatgtttacccgggttcgaGCCCTCTttaacggaggtaataccctacttcctgcttgattgactttgatgagtataggggttacaagagttgatctatttCGAGATCGTAATGTCTAGACCCTGGGTGTCTAGActgtatgaattctgatagcctctacggactaaaccctccggtttgtatagacaccggaggggcctagggttgtacatagtcggtttacagaggaaggaaattaTACATCcagacgccaatcttgccatccacgcaaaggagagtcccatccggacacaaggacaggtcttctgccttgtatcttcacggcccatcagtccggcccatgttacataacccggacacccgaggaccccttaatccatgacTTCCTcaatcatgattaaggaaatataataataaccatttcattattgcctctagggcatatttccatcactgcGGACCTTGGCAGCGTTGTCGTTCGCCTCAGCCGCGATCTGCTCAACAGAAGGTCGCGCTCCGCCTCCATTACGCTAAGATGTCAACGCTTGCGGCAGATGGTGCGGGCGCTACGCACAAACTCGTATAGCGCCGGCTACTCATCGACGCAACCCAGATCCTTTGCGATCATGGTGACGGGGGCCTGCTCATCGAAGATATGTCCCTCTGCGGGCAGGTGCTACTTGAGGAACTGCAGATTGTACCGATGCTCCTCATGCAACATCCAAAACGCGAAAATCGGCTGCGGAGCGGCGGGCCGGAGCAGGCACCTCGACCGCCGCACCGGTGTGAATGCTGCGCCATTCGGTCGGCATGTGCCAGTGACCGGCCATGTCGGCTTTGAATCGATATGAATGCGGCATGGAGTGGAGTAGCGGTTGGAGTGGAAAGAGATAAATGGTTTTGTGTGGGTCTATGGTGTTGGACGCCCATAAACCTCCTTCAAATTTGCCTCGGGTTGGGAGAATTCGGACGTGCCCTATTTGCGGATGTTTGATGGACAATGTTGAAAGGCATAAAGTGTCTCAACAATTCAGACATTTACAAACGGTTCAATATATAGTGTTAGAGATGTCCTGAGAAGCTTGTCTGAGGGGAGAAACACAGCATGGTCAAGAATGTCACCGTTAACACTTTCTAACGCAATATTATGGCCAAGTACGATACACGAACAAAAAAGAATGaaacaaaaagagagaggaagctatGGGAGCTGACACAGCCAATGATTTGCTACAGACCACCGTGATGCACGATCGGGGCACTTTCACGCAAGGAGGAAGCCCTTATGAGGGCTATCTCACCATCTTATATCGTTTGACCGTGTATTTGGTTCGGTTGTTGCTTTATATAAAGCAGAGCAAAAGCCTATTTCGAGAGGCAGCCACCGCTGTTGGCAGAGTAGGCTTTGCTCGTTGGGGTCAGCGGTGGGATAGGGACCGGAGGAACGACCTTTTAATTTCTCATCATATCTTTtttcttaatgtactttaaaaaCAAACAGTCCCTCTCTTGAAATTTAATACTCCTATTGTGATTTCTTTATCACTACTTAGCAAGTTCAGACTTTAATCTCGGCATTTCCTTAACATAATATTCCCTGTACATTCATGTATTCATCCATTATTTTACATCGGAGAACCGTCAGAAAGATATTCAGAGCCCCTAGAACCTAATTATATATTATACTGCGCATGCATAAGCATAAAGTCGTAAAATATTCCCTGTAATTGTGAGCCAACAGAATGTGTGGAAACCAGAAAACTAGGGCCGCGTAATCAGATTCATTCAAGAACGGCTTAGCCCGAAGGGCCGTTATACACTGGTCAAAAAGAGAATGAAATGGAGGGAGCAGGTGCCTTTGAATATATGCACAGCACCCGCGTAACACTACAAAATTTGAAATATGCATCGAGAAGCTTTGCTTGCACCTCGCGATGACTATACGAAATTAACAACCACCAATTGATCCGAGCACTACAGTGGAATCACAAAAAGAACACCAACCTCTAACTTGCACTAACCCAAATCATTTATAAAAAGACGACGCATATACTTTTTCAAATGCTCTTGCCATTTTGGTATCTTTTATGTGCCAAGTTGGTATCAAGTACCTATAAATAGCTGGATGACCTGTTTTGGATTTGTATATTTTGTGACAATTGTGTAGAGTTATGTCCAACAAGATGTTTATCAATGACTGAAGAATACAAACTTCCTACCTACGATCGTCATCAATTCAATTACAATCGAATAGGTTTAAGTCGACTACCAATCTACAAAGGGAGATTACACAATTCAAACTATTAGGAATTCGACAGAAAGTAAAATAGGTGAAGATAAATCTCCGAATTGAAGAACGGTTATGACTATTAAACTTGTGTTTTCCCTTTTACTATGAAAATCTAGTGATTCTTTACTAATAACTATAAATAAAAGAATAAGCACAGCTTATTTTGTGActagtttttattattatttatgttTCTTGTTAAACACTAATTATTTTGTAATGTGTGTCTGAATTGCAAAATCAAGttcaaatctctctctctctctctctctctctctctctctctctctagcttaAATTTAAAATATTCCAGTACGTATTATGGTTCGCTTCTATGCAATTAAGTTTAATGTTATATTTATATTGTTAATAAAAGTTGTAACGCAAATTTTTTAGGAAACTATATGTTTATCAGTGACCAAAGAACATAATTTTTTACCTATGATCATCATGAATTTATTTATAATTAGGTTTGACTCGTTACCAGTCTACATAATGGGATATTACACAACTCAAACAATTATGAATTCAACTTAAAGTAAAATAGGTGAAGATACATCTCCAAATTCAAGCACGGTTACCAACTACTAAACTTAGACTTTTTTCCTTTTGCTATGAAAATCTAATGATTCTTTACTAATAACTATCAAGAAAAACAAATCACTACAACTTATTTTTGTGACTacatttattattatttatatttcttgTTGCACATTAATTCTTTTGTAATATGTGTCTGACTTAGAAAAATCAAGTTCAAATGTCCCTATCTCTCTCGCTTAAGGTTAAAGTCTTAAAGATGCCGGTATGTATTATGGTTTGCTTCTATGCAATTAGGTAAGTTTGATGTTATGTCTACTGTTAATAAAAGTTGCACTGCTAAATTTTGGGGAAACTGTACTGGGCCATCTTGTGATGGAATGTATCATATATTAGAGACGATACCTTGCGTGTTGCTGCGAGAATTGGATGCAATCTTTTCAATGAGAGATTTGATATTATAAAACACTAGTATTTAGATTAACAATATGAGAATTGAAACTGATTATAATATCTTGTTGTCGGCATAATAGAAAGCAGGGTACCCCGAGCGTACCGACAGAACAAGAAAATATGTTGAAATCCCTCCTCCCAATTAACACTACAATGGCTTCACCACGTGggggcatgtagatctttgtgaagatttaCTGCTAAGTAAATCTACTCCGAGAGCCCCTCGAATGTCCATTCATCATAGAATTTTGCACGCACCTAGCGCACTTTAGCATCTTCGATGCCGAAAAAATTCAGGTTTTTGAAAAATTGTTTTAggagtttcttcttcttcttcttctgaatttaCTGTTCCTGGGTGGGAGCAGATAAACTGGGCtcactcaaacatgacaatttACATTAGTGAATCAGCAGCTTAGAACTTAGAGAGATTAGGCACAGTCCTGAAGGGACAAAGTGTTGTGCACAGATACCTTAAATAATGCATCCGGGGATATAAAATGTGGAATAGATCAGACCATATCTAGAATTTTAAATGTGCTGTCAAAGCCTGAAAAGGGCATTAAACATTTGCAGCAATGGACGTGTCCATCTAGGGCATTCGCTAGGCCAGAAATTCGCATTTTCTTTGTTCTCCATTACCTGAAATGCAAAAAAAGAGATGCGTATAGGCGATGCTATGTGCTTACAATATAGCATGTCTAGTCTTAATCAGTACGTGGGCAGATCTCTTTGCCTAAGCTTTTTTTTGTTTGCGAGAACTCTTTGTCTAAGCTCCAACTGTAAAAGCCTAGCCAAGTTACATAATTCTCGCATTGTCTGTCTCCGCCTTTTCCCCAAGTGCATGCAGACAGAGATTCCTGCTTGCTTGTTCGTCGAATTTACTTATTCAGAAGTGATGTTAGTCGTTAGATTTGAACTGTGTGATTAATATAAAGGGCCTAGCTTAGCCATAGGTTTATTCTTGTGCGTCTGTCAGTACTTTTGCTTCACCCGCGAATAAAGCTCAGGACCGTTTCCCTGCATGAAAACGACCGCAATTATGCATGACGCCCGCCGGCCGCGGTTTATGCTTGGGAGGAGACGAGCAACAGCGAAACGGAGGGAGAAGATTCACCAGGGGAGATGGATTCGGCCTGCGACTGTGCCGAACACTCTCGTCCTGGGAAGCAACTCGCCTGGGCCTCAGGCTCTCATGGGCGCATTCCACTCTTGACAGGCAAGTTAGCGGAGGGAATGTACCGACGAGGCGTCGGCACGCAGCGCTCGTCCTTTCCCTGGGATGCCCTGCTCCTCTCGTACCTGTGACCACCCCGCCACCGACTGACCAGCCAACACCAACCCGAGGAAAGGAGAGGCAATGGAAGAAAAACACCGGGCGGCCGGAGAAGGAGGACgactcctccctcctccgccaccAACTGCACAACCCCGCACGGAAAAGATGATGGAAAAGCGGCCATCGTCGGTCCATCCCGCATCTCGCTGCCGCTTAATTTTCCACCGGCACCGCCTACTTGTCCCGCGACCATACGCTACGAACTCATGGGCCTCGAATATCTTCCGTCTTCTCCAGAGCCCGGCTTTTGGAGATTCCTCTCATAAACTAACCGCAAGATTGGATGAATCTTTGTTTTGTTTATGTACACACAGAGTCACGGAGTCCACAGGCATGGATGATACGGATGGGCGCGTGAATGAATGCATCGTGAGAAGTGAGAACCAGCTGTGTGTGGCGTATCGTATCTAATCCATGGCTCCATGCATGTATAAGAATATGATATACTACTAGAGAAAAGCGAGAGACATGCTGATATTTTTCTCCATGCGGTAGCCAACGGTGTGGAGCCGAGCAtggacatggtggtggtggtggtcattTTTACGACTACAGTTGTGCGCAAGTGGGGGCAGCCTCTCGCAACTGGACTATTCGGATTCCATTTGCCTGCCTATAAATTCTCCGAGCCGCGAGCACTGCAGATGCCAAACCACCCAACCTGCTAACCAAGCAAGGCAAAGTGAAGCAAAGCAGCTTGGAGAGGAGACCAGCGGATACTGCCTGAAATCCAAAGGTAAGTTCTTGGCAATCTGCTTGGTCTGGCTCTGAAATGGGTGGTGTGCGTGTTACTAGGTCTGCAAATAGCATTGTCTGCCCCTGTCCCAATGGGCGGCGACGCTAGGCAGCTAGAGGATGGCTTTGTCCTCTGCATTCGTTCAGTTAGTCCGTGTTTATCCACTTCTCCCGTGTGTGTTCAATCAAGAACCTTCCATTTCTGAAACGAAGCGCTGAAAAGAGAGGCTTTTTGCACATGGAAATGCCTGTTAGCAAAGTGGGCATGCTTTCAGGAATTGCACCCATTTCCCTTTGTCCATTCAGGCATGGGAATGTCGTCCTTTCCTAATAGCAAGAACAAAATCTTGCTTAGAAAAAGCTTGGATATGTCTCTGAGTTGCGACCATGCCTGCATGCATAGGAGTCCTAGTAGAGACAGGGTACCAATTGAGCACCAAAGGTGTCGGTTGACTCAGGTTTTCAGCCACTTGCTGGCGAGGGAACATGGCGCATAAATTTATTTCTACCATTCTTTCTTTTTATATGTTCCAAAAGGAAAAAAGTTTTCACCAGTTGTTTTGCTGCTTGCAgcaccttttctttttcttccatgTACTGTTTTCGCCACACTTTCACTTGGTTTCACCTGGGGGTCAAATCTAGCACCATGCATGATATGATAGCAGCGAATCACAGACCATGTACTGAAAGCTTGACAGTATTGTACTTTTATCTGAACCTGGCTTCTCAATCAGTCACACCAAACCCAGCCAAAAAGGAGATCTCAGTTAgacatatcacgctctgtttgcgCAAAGCGGCCTAAACAGATGCCTCGAGAATATTTGTTTACACCTACCGTGGGCAGGGGCAGGGTATAATTTGTGCAAAATGAGGATGTACTGCACAATTAACCAGAGTTCTGACCCTGTATATTACATGACCGCAGGAAGAAGGCCAATCAACTCCCGAGACTTGAGATCGAGCTAGTCCACTACCACACAGTAGCCGGCAATGGCTTCCTCTTTGCTCCACTGCTCCGACAAGCTCCCGTTCATGGACGTGGAGACCATCCTCCACATGAAAGAAGGCCTCGACGAGAGCAGCTACGCGCAGAACTCCTCGCTCCAGAAAAGGGGCATGGACACCCTCAAGAGCCTCATCATCAACTCGGCGACGGACGTGTACATCTCCCAGATGCCGGAGAGGTTCACGGTGGCCGACCTCGGCTGCTCCTCGGGCCCCAACGCGCTCTGCCTGGTGGAGGACATCATCGGGGGCATCGGCAAGGTCTGCTGCCGGTCGTCGCAGCCGCCGCCCGAGTTCTCGGTGCTCCTCAACGACCTCCCCACCAACGACTTCAACACCATCTTCTTCAGCCTGCCGGAGTTCACCCACAGGCTCAAGTCCGCCGCCAAGTCCGACGAGTGGGGCCGGCCGATGGTGTTCCTGTCCGGCGTGCCCGGGTCCTTCTACGGGAGGCTGTTCCCGAGGACCAGCGTGCACTTCATCTGCTCCTGCTCCAGCCTGCACTGGCTCTCCCAGGTCCCGCCGGGCCTCTTCGACGAGGCCAAGGCGCCGATCAACAAGGGGAAGATGTACATATCGAGCACGAGCCCGCCCGCCGTGTCAGTGGCCTACCGGAGGCAGTTCCAGAGGGACTTCAGCCTGTTCCTCAAGTCGCGCGCCGCCGAGGTCTTCCCCGGCGGGCGGATGGTTCTGGCCATGCTCGGCCGGCAGACCGACGAGTGCGTCGACAGGAGGACGACCTTCCTGTGGGAGCTCCTCTCCGAGTCCTTCGCCGCGCTCGTGTCACAGGGGCTCGTGGAGCAGGACAAGGTGGACGCCTACAACGTGCCCTTCTACGCGCCGTCGCTGCAGGAGATCGAGGTGGAGGTGCGGCTGGAGGGGTCCTTCAGCCTCGACTACGTGCAGACGTACGAGATCAACCTCAGCAGCAGCGGcgacgccaaggaggacggcaggACGGTGTCCATGGCGATCAGGGCCATCCAGGAGTCCATGCTCAGCCACCACTTCGGCCCGGACATCGTCGACGCGCTGTTCCACGAGTACACGCAGCTCGTCACCGAGTCCATGGAGAGGGAAGAGGTCAAGAGCGTCCAGATAGGGGTAGTCCTCACCAGGTTGTGACTCGAGTCTGTCTACTGACTCTATTTTTCTTTAGCAAGTTTAGGTTTGACTCTGTTCTATTGTCATATTCAAGGCCTGTTTGGTTGGAGATTTAATTTGCCACGCCTAAGGTAAGGTATCAGCCACACCTGTGGCGCGCCGTAGAAGTGTGGCGAGCAAAACAAACGCCACACCTTTTGGCGAAAATCCTACTGGAGAAACAACTACGCACTGTGGCAAGCCAAACATTAGTATAGAACCAAACGCATGCCTAGAAAGTTGTGGCTCGCCGCACCTTTGGCTTGGCAAGCTAAGGCTGGAACCAAACAGCCCCAGTATTGTTTAGTAGTACTCCGGTCCGGTCCATAAGGAGTAATTGGCAGCAAGTCACATTTATCATTGGAAAATGTTTAAAATCGGCCGACCGGCAGAGACTGACGCCGGTCACCTCCATGTGTGTATCCTTTGTCTCTTCAGCTTTACGCCATGTAGCAAGTTTAGCTTAGAATCTCGAATATCATTTCTAAACCCTGGCTTGTCTCCGCCCGGTTAAAAATAATTCacacaaaatacaaaaaaattccaatttttgcTCTAAATTCTAGATCATTTAAACATATGAGTAGCTCTCAGAGAAAAGACAAATTGGGTTAGAACAGTAAACGTTTTACATATCCTAAATTTGTGTTTTTTGCCGAGAACTACTCAGATATCCAAATGATCTGGAACTTGGAGCACACCGcacgcaccaaattatctaccatgtGATGTGGTCACCTATTATAGGTAGGGTCAAGGACCATGCCAGCATTCGGATGAATACATCAGGAGGATCACTGGAGGGCTCTACAACACTCGGGCAACCACACGTCACTCGGCGTCAGGAACAACCACTCGGATGTACAGGACAAGGAGGCGTCGTGGAGCTGCAACGGTCGAGGCATCCTAAGTCATCCAGTAAATAGAGTTATGGCTACCGTTACTTGTAACTGCTGTAGTATAGGCTCATTAGACTAGTAAACTGCCTCATTCAATGTCATTAATTACCCCGGCGGCGTGGGAGACATGGGGCtgcagcgcactctatataagccgcccccctctCCATAGCCGGGCACGTTCAACCCTTGTAACCATATCTATCAAATCAAAGCAAGCCTCAGggcacgagacgtagggctgttacctccaccgagtgaggggcctgaactcgttaaacaccgagTGTTACACCTACACCGTAGCTAGACTCTGCCCCTTattcgtacccctagtactcattgtcaggatcataaccccgacagttggcgcccaccttggggctagGCGTCCAGCAAAATTTCACGGTGTAGGTGGAtttcttcatcatcgtcgtcatcatgtcAGTCGGCGGCGAAGTCCACTTCGGGGCAATCtccttcatcgccgatgactcagGGTGGCTACGCGAGGCCGCGCTGGACGTGGAGGCGTTGCCCATCCGTGGCGCGACACACTTCTGAGCCTCTTCCTATGGAGTCCTTCTCCGACAGCCCTCGGCTCCATACCGAGCGGTTGTCCATCCCACCGTTGTGCGTTGTCGCAAGCGCTCCGGGCGTTCGCGGCTGCAACGCTGGATCAATCACGCTGTCGCCACTCAGGCGGCGGCGGAACAAGTGGCGGCCATCGAGTTCGACGATCCCGCCCTCGACCTCTCGAACGGATCACTCGGCGACTCCTTAGAGGAATCCGAGTCCGAGAGCATTGAGTCGACTGCCGAGATTCTCATGGCAGACAACTCCGAGCACCACGTGCCCCCGGGTTACCCGGAGCCCAAAGGCGACCGCGCGGATGCATCTCACGCCAACACCAACGGCGGCTTCCCGGGACACGAGCCGTATGTGCCTAAGGCTCTCACTCGGGAGCAGCGAGACGAGCTCCGTCGCTAGAACGACCAGCTCCTGAACACTCCCATCACCGGAACGTCTCCTGAGGCATTAGCCATGTAGTGGACTCGCCTGGCTACTTTGGCCGAGCGCGATCGCCTCGAACAGCTCCAGAGGGAGCTGGACGAACGCGAGCGCAGTGAACCCAACTCCAGTCGGCACAAGCGTCGACTCTACTCGAGTGACCAACCTCGTAAGTATCAAGTCCTTACTCCGTTGCAAAATCTAGCAGCTCCCACTCGAAACGCGGACTCCATCCAGCCCTCTGGCTCTTCAGCCGGAGAAGGGATTCGTCAGATCTAGGCGCTCCTCAAGATAGCACTGTCGTAGAATGCGGCGGTGTCCCAGTCCAG
Coding sequences within:
- the LOC123078880 gene encoding probable methyltransferase TCM_000336 → MASSLLHCSDKLPFMDVETILHMKEGLDESSYAQNSSLQKRGMDTLKSLIINSATDVYISQMPERFTVADLGCSSGPNALCLVEDIIGGIGKVCCRSSQPPPEFSVLLNDLPTNDFNTIFFSLPEFTHRLKSAAKSDEWGRPMVFLSGVPGSFYGRLFPRTSVHFICSCSSLHWLSQVPPGLFDEAKAPINKGKMYISSTSPPAVSVAYRRQFQRDFSLFLKSRAAEVFPGGRMVLAMLGRQTDECVDRRTTFLWELLSESFAALVSQGLVEQDKVDAYNVPFYAPSLQEIEVEVRLEGSFSLDYVQTYEINLSSSGDAKEDGRTVSMAIRAIQESMLSHHFGPDIVDALFHEYTQLVTESMEREEVKSVQIGVVLTRL